In one window of Borrelia anserina Es DNA:
- the recN gene encoding DNA repair protein RecN: MLIELFIKNFILIKEVSIKLGTGLIALTGESGSGKSLLLSSIYYLFGGKVKDNIIIDGEQECILLGQFRVNEDVRNYLFSKDIVVEDFIIIKRVIRFESSNTLLSNYYINNEPISSIILKPLFNMLIEVHSQNQQYLILKNPSNNLKVLDNYANLNAQLEEYRLTYESYVQYLNDYNDFILKEKLHKDSREECQKIIEEIDAISPKMGEEEILKTKLDELRHHESLCRAFSNLKDVLSSNSSVSALSEIKKVICDAEYLSGINNSYFELENRLKNSYYELEDIGQIYNRYLFDKAYDAKEVESTESRLYELSRLKKKYGPSLEDVIALRKRCDDIIDSSLNFETERLSREQKLEDLFERVKKLASDISSIRQVSALSFASRVTEILHMLNMGHSEFFVSVYKGEIKSTGIDEVEFLISSSVGLKAQPIYKIASGGELSRIMLAIKSVQNVDESKLVIFDEIDSGIGGESGVSLGKYLKGLSGNMQIFVVTHLANVASLSDYHVLVRKECIENKTYVHASLLLGSDRASEVARMLSGDINDISFRHAEELLKSNN; encoded by the coding sequence ATGTTGATTGAACTTTTTATAAAAAATTTTATTTTAATTAAAGAAGTATCTATTAAGCTCGGTACTGGTTTGATAGCACTAACAGGTGAATCTGGAAGTGGTAAAAGTTTATTGTTGTCGTCAATTTATTATTTATTTGGTGGAAAAGTTAAAGATAATATAATTATTGATGGAGAGCAAGAGTGTATTTTACTTGGTCAGTTTAGGGTAAATGAAGATGTGAGGAATTATCTGTTTTCTAAAGATATAGTTGTGGAAGATTTTATTATTATAAAGAGGGTAATTAGATTTGAATCTTCAAATACTCTTTTAAGTAATTATTATATTAATAATGAGCCAATTTCTAGTATCATATTAAAGCCACTTTTTAATATGTTGATTGAGGTGCATTCTCAAAATCAACAGTATTTAATTTTGAAAAATCCTTCCAATAATCTAAAGGTTTTGGATAATTACGCTAATTTAAATGCTCAATTGGAAGAATATAGGTTAACTTATGAATCGTATGTTCAATATTTAAATGATTATAACGATTTTATTTTAAAAGAGAAGTTACATAAAGATAGTAGAGAAGAGTGTCAGAAAATAATTGAGGAAATAGATGCTATTAGTCCCAAGATGGGGGAAGAGGAAATTTTAAAGACTAAGTTAGACGAGCTTAGGCATCATGAATCTTTATGTCGTGCATTTTCGAATTTAAAGGATGTTTTAAGCTCAAATAGTAGTGTTTCTGCTTTAAGTGAGATAAAAAAAGTGATTTGTGATGCTGAATATCTCTCAGGAATTAATAATAGTTATTTTGAGCTTGAAAATCGTCTTAAAAACTCTTACTATGAGCTTGAGGATATTGGGCAAATTTATAATAGATATCTTTTTGACAAAGCCTATGATGCAAAAGAAGTTGAATCAACAGAAAGTCGGTTATATGAGCTATCTCGTCTTAAGAAAAAATATGGACCAAGTCTTGAGGATGTCATAGCATTAAGGAAAAGGTGTGATGACATTATTGATTCATCACTTAATTTTGAGACTGAAAGACTAAGTAGGGAGCAAAAGTTAGAAGATTTGTTTGAGAGAGTGAAAAAATTAGCATCTGATATTTCAAGTATTAGACAAGTTTCTGCCTTAAGCTTTGCATCTAGAGTGACTGAGATTTTGCATATGCTTAACATGGGGCATTCGGAGTTTTTTGTGTCAGTCTATAAGGGAGAAATTAAGTCAACAGGTATAGATGAGGTAGAATTTTTAATCTCAAGTAGTGTTGGTTTAAAAGCCCAGCCAATTTATAAAATTGCGTCTGGAGGTGAGCTTTCAAGAATAATGTTAGCCATTAAGAGTGTTCAGAATGTTGATGAGAGTAAACTTGTTATATTTGATGAGATTGATTCTGGCATAGGAGGTGAATCTGGAGTAAGTTTGGGTAAGTATTTAAAGGGCTTGTCAGGCAATATGCAGATATTTGTTGTTACTCATCTTGCTAATGTTGCAAGTCTCTCAGATTATCATGTTTTAGTAAGAAAAGAATGTATAGAAAATAAGACTTATGTTCACGCTTCTTTATTGTTGGGTAGTGATCGTGCTTCAGAAGTTGCTCGAATGCTTAGTGGAGACATTAATGATATTAGCTTTAGACATGCAGAAGAGCTTTTAAAGAGTAATAATTAA
- a CDS encoding SAM-dependent methyltransferase, whose translation MYNVVDKYSQRAKKEGYLARSVYKLIEIDKKFSLFSSGNVLDIGASPGSFSQYAYGRLKKGVLVAVDLNDINLNFANNFYFIKGDIYIDEVCQNVKTFAPYSLIVSDAAPKTTGNRLVDTSISFNLNMRIVELAFGILAKGGNLLIKVFQGGEEEQLFYRLKSYFRLVKKIRPKAVRKNSFEIYFLSKDFIGLEVNI comes from the coding sequence ATGTATAATGTTGTTGATAAGTATTCACAAAGAGCTAAAAAAGAAGGATATCTTGCTAGATCTGTTTATAAGTTGATTGAAATTGATAAGAAATTTTCTTTGTTTTCTTCTGGTAATGTACTAGATATTGGTGCGTCTCCTGGCAGTTTTTCTCAATATGCTTATGGTAGACTTAAAAAAGGGGTACTTGTTGCCGTTGACCTTAATGATATAAATCTTAATTTCGCTAATAATTTCTATTTTATCAAAGGTGATATATATATTGATGAAGTTTGTCAAAATGTCAAGACTTTTGCACCTTATAGTTTGATTGTGAGTGATGCGGCTCCTAAAACCACTGGTAATAGATTAGTTGATACAAGCATTTCTTTTAACTTGAATATGAGAATAGTTGAATTGGCTTTTGGGATCTTAGCAAAAGGTGGAAATTTATTAATTAAGGTTTTTCAAGGAGGTGAAGAAGAACAGCTTTTTTATAGGCTTAAGAGTTATTTCAGGCTTGTCAAAAAAATTAGGCCTAAAGCTGTTCGAAAAAATTCATTTGAAATTTATTTTTTGTCTAAAGATTTTATTGGATTGGAGGTAAATATTTAA
- a CDS encoding NAD(+)/NADH kinase codes for MKSKVLIYVNYSSSDAEVLACEIQTYLEHKYGILSLFAGINQSSESLTEDNLIFAITLGGDGTVLLASSLLLKNDIDIPIISINLGKVGFLADIKPKDFKEVIDKFFDNSLVIHKKYLLNISAYENGNNIFTRYALNDVIIRSSILNKLIYVNLKVNSEDFLSYRSDGIIFATPTGSTGYSFSAGGAILESDLKAFILTPISPHSVYNRSFVFSGGSNLSLSFQKGYALNSASIFVDGVNIGKFGIDIVFELGLDNKSLRFASFCTDTFVRRLKNKLL; via the coding sequence ATGAAGAGTAAGGTTCTCATTTATGTAAATTATTCAAGCTCAGATGCTGAAGTTCTTGCTTGTGAGATACAGACATATCTAGAGCATAAATATGGTATTTTAAGCTTGTTTGCAGGGATTAATCAATCTTCGGAGTCATTAACTGAGGATAATTTGATTTTTGCAATAACCTTGGGTGGGGATGGTACAGTTTTATTAGCTAGTAGCTTGCTTTTGAAAAATGATATCGATATCCCAATTATTTCTATAAATTTGGGAAAAGTGGGATTTTTAGCGGACATAAAACCTAAAGATTTTAAGGAAGTAATAGATAAGTTTTTTGATAATTCTTTAGTTATTCATAAAAAATATTTGCTTAATATTAGTGCTTATGAGAATGGAAATAATATATTTACTAGGTATGCTTTAAATGATGTGATTATTCGTTCTAGTATTCTTAATAAGTTGATTTATGTAAATCTTAAGGTTAATTCGGAAGATTTTCTTTCATATAGGAGTGATGGGATAATATTTGCCACTCCTACAGGCTCGACTGGGTATTCTTTTTCAGCAGGTGGTGCTATTTTAGAATCAGATCTTAAGGCTTTTATCTTAACACCTATTTCTCCGCATTCTGTTTATAATCGTTCTTTCGTTTTTTCAGGCGGGAGTAATCTTTCACTTTCATTTCAGAAAGGGTATGCGTTAAATTCAGCCTCGATTTTCGTTGATGGCGTTAATATTGGTAAATTTGGGATTGATATTGTTTTTGAGTTAGGACTTGATAATAAGAGTTTGCGTTTTGCATCATTTTGTACGGATACTTTTGTTAGAAGACTTAAAAATAAGTTATTATAA
- a CDS encoding tetratricopeptide repeat protein produces the protein MKKYAIILVWINITTTLYATTSTKDKGTDRKKIDELYTKSILLKELKKYNESKALLMQIIDKDPKQVDAYLLIAELEYLLNNWLEAIKQTKTYLQIIDFKDTKNYLDISWAYFLIGETQNSMDHIIKFIQDNQELLNTNIYILIDTILKKGFYHFIQDEDLMFNLILNTIFQIETYDDTILTILLNSLAIIKQIPFYEFNKIKIKDLELQIRCLKKLKNSINDIAKIA, from the coding sequence ATGAAAAAATATGCAATCATATTAGTCTGGATAAACATCACCACTACTCTCTATGCAACAACTTCTACAAAAGATAAAGGTACAGATAGAAAAAAAATAGATGAACTTTATACAAAATCAATCTTACTCAAAGAGCTAAAAAAATATAATGAATCTAAAGCATTGTTAATGCAAATTATAGATAAAGATCCAAAACAAGTTGACGCATACTTACTAATAGCAGAATTAGAATACTTACTAAATAACTGGTTAGAAGCAATTAAACAAACAAAAACTTATCTACAAATAATTGATTTTAAAGATACAAAAAATTATCTTGACATTTCATGGGCATACTTTCTCATTGGAGAAACACAAAACTCAATGGACCATATAATAAAATTTATTCAAGATAATCAAGAATTACTAAATACAAATATATATATATTAATTGACACTATCTTAAAAAAAGGGTTTTATCATTTCATACAAGATGAAGATTTAATGTTTAATTTAATACTAAATACTATTTTTCAAATAGAAACATATGATGACACAATATTAACTATTTTGCTAAATAGTTTAGCTATCATCAAACAAATTCCCTTTTATGAATTTAATAAAATCAAAATCAAAGACCTAGAACTACAAATTAGATGCTTAAAAAAACTCAAAAACTCAATAAATGATATTGCTAAAATAGCTTAG
- a CDS encoding BMP family ABC transporter substrate-binding protein, translated as MNRSLFFRIFWIFVSITCLFLFVYINFFKIREYKSLSNNKKIALFIPGIISGSPSYKAMYDFLIEFEKGRSDIEVKLFEAGFNQHEWIELLEKLLNSKNYDFLITTNNSMQGIIDKISQNYPYTKFLLFDSLVKNINPQVYSLSYNVAEEAYILGYYVGLFLKDASLSNKNVALIAGQEYPVMNNYIFPYFKNGVKEIIDSEVFFRTLGNWHDSNRAKILSDSLILSSGVSVILPIVGTAIKGVLSSVREHGVFAVLFDSEDYLDNKDNIIGSGITNQGLYLKKVLSDALKGDLEYGTYKVLGFKEKGISFNMFNKFYLEKIDVKLKKSLEEKMIEINDTGIKIDLE; from the coding sequence GTGAATAGATCTCTTTTCTTTAGGATTTTTTGGATTTTTGTTTCAATAACTTGCTTATTCTTGTTTGTTTATATTAATTTTTTTAAAATTAGAGAATATAAGTCTTTATCTAATAATAAAAAAATTGCGTTGTTCATTCCTGGAATCATTAGTGGTTCACCTTCTTATAAAGCGATGTATGATTTTTTGATTGAATTTGAAAAGGGTAGGAGTGATATTGAGGTTAAGTTATTCGAAGCTGGGTTTAATCAGCATGAATGGATAGAATTGCTTGAAAAATTATTAAATTCTAAAAATTATGATTTTTTGATAACTACAAATAATTCAATGCAGGGCATTATTGATAAAATTTCCCAAAATTATCCTTATACTAAATTCTTGCTTTTTGATTCTTTGGTTAAGAATATTAATCCTCAGGTGTATTCACTCTCTTATAATGTTGCAGAAGAAGCTTACATATTGGGTTATTATGTGGGTTTATTTTTAAAGGATGCTAGTCTATCTAATAAGAATGTTGCTTTGATTGCTGGACAAGAGTATCCTGTTATGAATAATTATATTTTTCCTTATTTCAAAAATGGTGTTAAAGAAATTATAGATTCAGAAGTATTCTTTAGAACTTTGGGAAATTGGCATGATAGTAATAGGGCAAAAATTTTATCTGACTCTTTAATTTTAAGTTCGGGAGTTTCCGTAATTCTGCCAATTGTGGGTACAGCTATTAAAGGAGTTCTCTCGTCGGTTCGTGAGCATGGTGTTTTTGCTGTTCTTTTTGATAGTGAGGATTATTTGGATAATAAAGATAATATTATTGGTTCAGGCATTACAAATCAAGGGCTTTATTTAAAAAAAGTTTTAAGTGATGCTCTCAAAGGAGATCTTGAATATGGAACTTATAAGGTGCTTGGCTTTAAAGAAAAGGGGATCTCGTTTAATATGTTCAATAAATTTTATTTAGAGAAGATTGATGTAAAGCTTAAAAAGAGTCTTGAAGAAAAGATGATAGAGATTAATGATACTGGAATCAAAATAGATTTAGAATGA
- a CDS encoding membrane protein, which produces MFGIFLHSIIFAYLALGILYTERVGLLNISIEGISFLSAFLTSLFIYLGYGIFPSVIITVLINLIFGFFLSLIVRNGYNIFIAGIGINILCYFLVRILMTSNFDFIPGFSLNIHNDLSIVCFVIFFFIFLGFSIYVISYSRVRIVFEFIRSSDCENILGEQISNDFKSFAIFISVISSSIAGSFLAINFNVYSYNLGLNNGWLAVCILYIAFANPWLIFPIAFFMVFVEYKFFNLQDYVNSYFALSLPFYMAILVNIFVSIFRKTKLF; this is translated from the coding sequence ATGTTTGGTATTTTTTTGCATTCTATAATATTTGCATATTTGGCACTCGGAATTCTTTATACCGAAAGAGTAGGACTTCTAAATATATCGATTGAAGGAATTTCCTTTTTATCTGCTTTTTTGACATCTCTTTTTATTTATTTGGGATATGGGATTTTTCCCTCAGTTATTATAACGGTTCTGATTAATTTGATCTTTGGGTTTTTTTTATCTTTGATTGTAAGGAATGGTTATAACATTTTTATAGCGGGTATAGGAATTAATATATTATGCTATTTTTTAGTCAGAATTTTAATGACATCTAATTTCGATTTTATTCCAGGATTTAGTTTGAATATTCATAATGATCTTTCTATTGTTTGTTTTGTTATATTTTTTTTCATTTTCTTAGGTTTTAGTATTTATGTAATAAGTTATTCAAGGGTTAGAATAGTTTTTGAGTTTATTCGTTCGAGTGATTGTGAAAATATATTGGGTGAGCAAATTAGTAATGATTTTAAATCTTTTGCTATTTTTATATCCGTAATCTCGTCAAGTATTGCAGGTTCATTTCTTGCTATAAATTTTAATGTTTATTCTTATAATTTGGGTCTAAATAATGGTTGGCTTGCTGTTTGTATATTATATATTGCATTTGCAAATCCTTGGCTTATTTTTCCAATTGCATTCTTTATGGTATTTGTTGAATATAAGTTTTTCAATTTGCAGGATTATGTTAATTCTTATTTTGCTCTTTCATTACCCTTTTATATGGCTATATTAGTTAATATATTTGTTTCTATTTTTAGGAAAACTAAGCTATTTTAG
- the rsmH gene encoding 16S rRNA (cytosine(1402)-N(4))-methyltransferase RsmH, whose protein sequence is MNNIFHTPVLLDKIIDLLETVNIIERFVFVDCTLGEGGHSRAVLSKYQNISVIGIERDSIILDRAKKSLAEFKGKISYFNAWFDDFFCEYSLGNKANFILADLGISMFHYKMSGRGFSFFEDERLDMRLNPDIGGLSAYEIVNTFDKESLENLIYELGGEYYSKRIVKSILEYRKIKKIRTSRELQNIVSKAYPKIKLKINPATKTFQALRIYVNDELFRLKRSLPLWVESLSRNGILAIITFHSLEDKIVKEFFKALDKEQYCILTKKPIISSFEEKRCNNASRSAKLRAIKKLV, encoded by the coding sequence ATGAATAACATTTTTCATACTCCTGTACTTCTTGATAAAATTATTGATCTTTTAGAAACTGTAAATATAATTGAAAGATTCGTTTTTGTTGATTGCACTCTCGGGGAAGGTGGGCATTCAAGGGCAGTGCTTAGTAAGTATCAAAACATAAGTGTTATTGGAATTGAAAGGGATTCTATTATTTTAGATAGGGCAAAAAAGTCTCTTGCAGAATTTAAAGGGAAAATTTCATATTTTAATGCCTGGTTTGATGATTTCTTTTGTGAATATTCTTTAGGTAATAAAGCCAATTTTATTTTGGCTGATCTTGGTATTTCTATGTTTCATTACAAGATGAGTGGGAGGGGTTTTTCTTTTTTTGAAGATGAAAGATTAGATATGAGACTTAATCCTGATATTGGAGGTCTTAGTGCTTATGAGATTGTTAATACTTTTGATAAGGAAAGTCTTGAAAATTTAATATATGAGTTAGGTGGTGAATATTATTCTAAGAGAATTGTTAAATCTATCTTAGAATATAGAAAAATTAAAAAAATAAGAACTTCAAGAGAACTTCAAAACATAGTTAGCAAAGCATATCCTAAAATAAAACTTAAGATAAATCCAGCAACTAAGACTTTCCAGGCGCTAAGAATTTATGTTAATGACGAGCTTTTTCGTTTAAAGAGAAGCTTGCCATTATGGGTAGAAAGCTTATCAAGGAATGGGATCTTAGCTATTATTACCTTTCATTCGCTGGAAGATAAGATTGTAAAAGAGTTTTTTAAAGCTTTAGATAAAGAACAATATTGTATACTTACTAAAAAGCCTATAATCTCAAGCTTTGAAGAGAAAAGATGCAATAATGCATCAAGAAGTGCTAAGCTTAGAGCCATAAAAAAATTAGTATGA
- a CDS encoding chemotaxis protein CheW encodes MFVKEKVMEKNFNLQVACFKIGKESYGVAIEHIREVIKVPLEGIYAVPNVPDYITGIYNLRGNVIPLVSLNVRFKIPSVYTTEEDKLLTGYLIVNIKGKLLGIFVDKVLKVISFDASKIQEPPATLQTLDRKYISGIVRIEDNENFDSEYLILIDIERIFDKSEFDRIPYKDKDEE; translated from the coding sequence ATGTTTGTAAAAGAAAAAGTTATGGAAAAAAATTTTAATTTGCAAGTTGCATGTTTTAAAATAGGCAAAGAGAGTTATGGAGTTGCAATAGAGCACATTAGAGAAGTAATTAAAGTTCCTTTAGAAGGTATATATGCAGTACCCAATGTTCCTGATTATATTACTGGTATTTATAATCTTCGGGGGAATGTTATTCCTTTAGTGAGTTTAAATGTGAGATTTAAAATTCCTTCTGTTTATACGACGGAAGAAGATAAGCTTTTAACAGGTTATTTAATAGTTAATATTAAAGGTAAGCTTTTAGGGATATTTGTAGATAAGGTCTTAAAGGTTATTAGCTTTGATGCATCTAAGATACAGGAGCCTCCTGCTACTTTGCAAACTTTGGATAGAAAATATATATCTGGTATTGTTAGGATTGAGGATAATGAAAATTTTGATAGTGAATATTTAATTTTAATTGATATTGAACGGATATTTGACAAGAGTGAATTTGATAGGATTCCATACAAGGATAAAGATGAAGAGTAA
- a CDS encoding polyprenyl synthetase family protein: protein MQNKSFLDKIEKNINNIFSKDYFLNLFKDKDLKLKLNIKESIIKTIQAPAIEIINRGGKRIRPMLMILLAHALGYNNSYTEDLYKLSLLLELPHSGSLIIDDIEDGATKRRGRPAIHLIYGLDNSINTANLIYFLPAKLIQTSNLKTSHKLLIYENFFTTLLNLHLGQGTDIALHNGTYIPNVEEYISLVELKTSSLFGMAGFLAGILTNNENKAKNLYNTFSKLGTCFQIIDDIKNIKDGIDGKDFGDDLIEGKKSLPIIYFLKEKKFNEQIIQELDKIKNKPIDKSREKILKLSNMINSSRAIQDASSLAMSYLNKFIEELNSYTLLNEYKEMIIDIVKKIKEENL from the coding sequence ATGCAAAATAAATCATTTTTAGATAAGATCGAAAAAAATATTAATAACATTTTTTCAAAAGATTATTTTCTCAACCTCTTTAAAGACAAAGACTTAAAGTTAAAACTTAATATAAAAGAAAGTATAATAAAGACAATCCAAGCGCCAGCAATTGAAATTATAAATAGAGGCGGAAAGAGAATAAGACCGATGCTAATGATTTTACTAGCACATGCATTAGGATATAACAATAGTTATACCGAGGACCTATACAAACTAAGCTTGCTACTTGAATTACCTCATTCTGGAAGTCTAATTATCGATGATATAGAAGATGGAGCTACTAAAAGACGGGGTAGACCTGCTATCCACTTAATTTATGGACTAGATAATAGTATTAACACAGCAAATTTAATTTACTTTCTGCCTGCAAAATTAATACAAACTTCAAACTTAAAGACAAGTCATAAATTATTAATCTACGAAAATTTCTTTACAACTCTCTTAAATCTTCACTTAGGACAAGGAACTGATATTGCATTGCACAATGGAACATATATTCCAAACGTTGAAGAATACATATCTTTAGTTGAACTTAAAACAAGCTCTCTTTTTGGAATGGCTGGATTTTTAGCTGGAATACTCACAAACAATGAAAATAAAGCAAAAAACCTTTATAACACATTCTCAAAACTTGGAACCTGTTTTCAAATAATAGACGATATCAAAAATATTAAAGATGGAATTGATGGCAAAGATTTTGGAGATGATTTAATTGAAGGGAAAAAAAGTCTGCCTATAATATACTTTTTAAAAGAAAAAAAATTTAATGAACAAATTATTCAAGAACTAGACAAAATTAAAAACAAACCTATAGATAAATCAAGGGAAAAAATATTAAAATTGAGCAATATGATTAACTCATCAAGAGCTATCCAAGATGCTTCAAGCCTTGCAATGTCATACCTTAACAAATTCATAGAAGAATTAAATTCATATACATTGCTAAACGAATATAAAGAAATGATAATAGATATTGTCAAAAAAATAAAAGAGGAAAATTTATGA
- a CDS encoding ABC transporter permease — protein sequence MKKFRRGYILLIFSLSVLGISYFFDGFFSFSYIKVILWNFMLLLLIATGISTCARSNSLTLGDEGQVYCGAFLSYVFCEFCGLTYFSFVLIMVLSSFLVGVIGVIPFLLTFFCGVNGMLTGLLMSYGNQRLVDGFISKLLGTNGLLNQTKSINKIFALDTAFPYLLFFSIVVWGCYVFVHKRTILGLKLEILSDRKTLSKFFSINEFKYKFFTVFSSAFLNGLVGSIFLIFFKNYLFLGLTSGLGWNGFVVAVVSGFSYAYVLFFSLFFATLNEFNNYLKINYSFKFEFIGLYQAISIFVSLFLINSGKK from the coding sequence ATGAAGAAATTTAGAAGAGGATATATTTTGTTAATATTTTCACTTAGTGTACTAGGTATTAGCTATTTTTTTGATGGCTTTTTTAGTTTTTCTTATATAAAGGTGATATTGTGGAATTTTATGTTGCTCTTATTAATTGCAACAGGAATTTCAACTTGTGCTAGGAGTAATAGTTTAACTCTTGGCGATGAAGGTCAAGTTTATTGTGGAGCATTTTTATCATATGTGTTTTGTGAATTTTGTGGACTTACATACTTTAGTTTTGTATTAATAATGGTATTAAGCTCATTTTTGGTTGGTGTGATAGGAGTTATTCCTTTTTTGTTAACATTTTTTTGTGGAGTTAATGGAATGCTTACAGGCCTTTTGATGTCTTATGGAAATCAGAGGTTGGTTGATGGATTTATATCAAAGCTTTTAGGTACAAATGGACTTTTAAATCAGACAAAAAGTATTAATAAGATATTTGCTCTTGATACTGCTTTTCCATATTTGCTTTTTTTTAGTATTGTGGTTTGGGGATGTTATGTATTTGTTCATAAAAGAACTATTTTAGGATTAAAACTTGAGATATTAAGTGATAGGAAGACACTAAGCAAATTTTTTAGTATTAATGAGTTTAAGTATAAGTTTTTTACAGTATTTTCTAGTGCTTTTTTAAATGGACTTGTGGGTTCAATATTTTTAATTTTTTTTAAGAACTATTTATTTTTAGGATTAACCTCTGGGCTGGGTTGGAATGGTTTTGTTGTGGCTGTAGTTTCAGGTTTTAGTTATGCGTATGTATTATTTTTTAGTTTATTTTTTGCAACACTTAATGAGTTTAATAATTATCTTAAAATAAATTATTCGTTTAAATTTGAATTTATTGGTTTATATCAGGCTATTTCGATTTTTGTCTCATTATTTTTGATTAATTCAGGTAAAAAGTAG
- a CDS encoding ATP-binding cassette domain-containing protein translates to MVEFKNIVKSFPDVEKPILDSVNLRIEEAKILTVIGRNGEGKSTLSKIIAGFIHFDSGDVFVNSNRQKNWNVDMAKSNGIYIVSQVPKLDMNLKVWEYLSIYWFDSQFFMPISRSKTYRYYKWLRQFYNIDFDLEICIQDLNIKETYLLLIISSLKENAKIIIFDESVAYFSQKEAKEFIKLLQDLKKAGITSLFVTHREIGDAIKFSDEFIILKEGKCFRTTNKEIILSKLEIPADKFIDTSIRHCRLSNEDFIKFNLFFEDFWKYDISFSLKKRGVLGIIAEDAAIKTWEKLFLGKIPFVGCIKMNGYRYEHINFCELKAGFLPLGIGNLFSDNTTILDGFLVKIMTFENEVFIKQSTINKLKKSFKDDMEYCDSKIFKTFYSKSLAFSGGTLKKLALFREKYITKSFLICFSPLSNLDYRAYIEIANFIRNFSNEKPILLITPNLDELFLLSDDILAIKAGEVVLSLKREHVNKATLKEMLFI, encoded by the coding sequence ATGGTAGAGTTTAAAAATATAGTAAAATCCTTTCCTGATGTTGAAAAGCCTATTCTGGATAGTGTTAATTTAAGAATTGAGGAAGCTAAAATTTTGACTGTAATTGGAAGAAATGGGGAAGGTAAGAGTACTTTATCAAAAATTATAGCTGGATTTATTCATTTTGATAGTGGTGATGTATTTGTAAACAGTAATAGGCAGAAAAACTGGAATGTGGACATGGCAAAAAGTAATGGCATTTATATTGTGTCGCAGGTTCCAAAACTTGATATGAACTTAAAAGTTTGGGAGTATCTTAGTATTTATTGGTTTGATTCTCAATTTTTTATGCCAATAAGTAGATCTAAAACTTATAGATATTATAAATGGCTTAGGCAATTTTATAATATTGATTTTGATCTAGAGATCTGTATACAAGATTTGAATATTAAAGAAACATATCTTTTGCTTATTATTTCTTCTCTTAAGGAAAATGCAAAGATAATTATTTTTGATGAGAGTGTGGCTTACTTTTCCCAAAAAGAGGCTAAAGAGTTTATTAAATTGCTTCAAGATCTCAAAAAGGCAGGCATTACTTCTCTTTTTGTTACGCATAGAGAGATTGGGGATGCCATAAAGTTTAGTGACGAATTTATTATTTTAAAAGAGGGAAAATGTTTCAGAACAACAAATAAAGAAATAATACTTAGCAAGCTTGAAATTCCTGCTGATAAGTTTATTGATACGAGTATTAGACATTGTAGGTTGTCAAACGAAGATTTTATAAAATTTAATTTATTTTTTGAAGATTTCTGGAAGTATGATATTAGTTTTTCTTTAAAAAAAAGAGGAGTTTTAGGAATTATTGCAGAAGATGCAGCAATAAAAACATGGGAAAAACTATTCTTGGGTAAAATTCCTTTTGTGGGATGCATAAAAATGAATGGTTATAGATATGAGCATATTAATTTTTGTGAACTAAAGGCCGGATTTTTACCTTTAGGAATTGGTAATTTGTTTTCTGATAATACTACTATATTGGATGGCTTTTTAGTTAAGATAATGACTTTTGAAAATGAAGTTTTTATTAAGCAATCTACCATTAATAAGCTTAAAAAATCTTTTAAGGACGATATGGAATATTGTGATAGCAAGATATTTAAGACTTTTTATTCTAAGTCTTTGGCATTCTCTGGAGGGACTTTAAAAAAACTTGCTCTTTTTAGAGAGAAATATATTACAAAAAGCTTTTTAATTTGTTTTTCACCTCTTAGTAATTTAGACTATAGGGCATATATTGAGATAGCTAATTTTATCCGTAATTTTTCTAATGAGAAACCTATATTATTAATTACTCCTAATTTAGATGAGCTTTTTCTTTTATCAGATGATATTTTAGCAATAAAGGCTGGTGAGGTTGTATTGAGTTTAAAAAGGGAACATGTTAACAAAGCAACTTTAAAGGAAATGTTGTTTATATGA